Part of the Maridesulfovibrio sp. genome, ATCAACCCCAAGACCATTGCCGACTGTACCTGCAACTCTCTTTATAATAAAGACTGCTTTGACAAAAAAGGCGACAAAGCCAAAATCAAGCTGGCCCTTGAAGACAAAAACGGCAAGGATTTATACTCCGGCGACACCTGCACCAAACTTTATGTTGATCCCGGCACATATATTGATGTTACTTACGATACAGATGGGAGGCACATTCGCTGCGCCATCATTGATAAGTATGAAATAAGACAGCCCATTCCTTCATTTGCCGAAGCTGATCTCAACAAGGACGGTAAAATTGATGAGCAGGAAGCTGAAGCTATCCATCTGAAAGCTAACATGAAAGATTTCGACGATGACCTGAACCGGGAACTGAACCCCAAGGAATTCGACCGGGCTATCGACAAGGTCAATATTTTCCGCGGCGTACCCTTCTAAACACAGGAGTAATCATGGTTAAAACCAATCCTGTCCTAGAAGCTATTTATACTCGCCGTTCTATCAGGAAGTTTACTGCTGAGCCAGTCTCAAAAGATGACCTGACAGCTATTCTCGAAGCCGGACGCTGGACACCCAGCGGGCTGAACAATCAGCCATACCGTTTTCTGGTCATCCATGATGATGACGCACGAATCGAATCTCTCGCTGAATGCACCAAGTACGGTCATATCGTCAAAGCCGCAAAAGTACTGCTCTGCGTATTTCTCGATAAACAGGCCATGTACAGCGAAATGAAAGATCATCAGGGTGCCGGAGCATGCACGCAAAACATAATGCTGGCCGCCCATTCACTTGGGCTGGGAACAGTCTGGCTCGGCGAAATCATAAACCAGCAGGAGCAAGTATTGGAAGTGCTGAACCTTCCTGCCGAACGCTATGAACTGCAGGTTGTAATTGCCCTCGGTCACCCGGACCAGCTGGGCAGCTCAAAACGAAACGAACTCTCAGAATATATGTTGGAGGATTTTTAATGGAAATCAAGATTTTTCCCCTCGGCCCCCTTGAAACTAACTGCTTTGTTATCGTCAATGAAAACAAGGCACTGGTTATTGATCCGGGCGGAGACCCGACCCCGGTACTTTCCTACCTGAAAAAAAACGGAGTAGAGCTGGAGCGCATCCTGAACACACATCTCCACTTTGACCACATCCTCGGCGACCGCGCATTGGCCGATGCAACCGGAAAAACCATTTATGCCTCCAACGATGACCTCGTTCTCATGGATACACAGGTTGGACGCGGCGGTCTGATGGGCATCCCGGAAGTTCCGCACTTTGAAAGTGAACACATAGGCGAAGGCGAAACCGAGCTGATCGGATTGGAATGTAAAATATACTCTACTCCCGGGCACACTCCGGGCAGCCTGACCTTCCATTTCCCGGCCCTGAAATCGGCAATCGTAGGAGACCTCATTTTCCGCCGCTCCATCGGCAGGACAGATTTCCCTTACGGAGACACTGAACAACTGCTGAATTCAGTTAAAGAAAAGATATTCACCCTTCCGGCTGAAACAGAACTCTTCGCCGGACATGGACCGTCTACCAGTGTTGGCGACGAAATGAATCACAACCCCTATTTCAGCGGGGTCCAGATCTAAGCGGAGGACAAAATGAGCGAGAAAAAGATCGTTGATGTCCGCAACAAATGCTGAGGCGTAGGACTGGAGGTAGGTTGGTACCTCCGTTTTGCGCGGACCGATGAAATAACCGCCCTTGTGGATAAAGGAACTGTTGAGCAGCTTTACCATCAACTGGAAATCCTGCCCGAATGGACCCTTGAAACATTTGAAGAGGAAGATCACGTTCGCGCGGTTTTCCATAGCAAAATACCACGGGGCAAAAATAACGATTAACTATGAAACAACTACCGGTATTATTCAAATGCAGCCATCACAGAAAAGGTAACAGCGACCTCGCTGCAGACCTTTTCCTTGAAGGAATCCTATCAGCAGGCGGTGACGCTGAAATCATCACACTCGGCGATATGGATTTCGAACATTGCATCGGCTGCCTGAAATGCCGCACAGCAGCGGACAACCGCTGTATATTCGCAGACAAAGACGGGGCGCAGGAATTGTACGATAAAATAATTTCCGCCCCTTTCACTTTCTTTGCCTCTCCTATATACTTTTACCATTTGCCTTCACGGTTAAAGACCTTCATAGACCGGGGTCAGTGGGCCTTTGAAGCTGCCACCGGCAACTCTCCGGTAATGAACGGACTGCAAAAACGTCCTGCATATGCATGTCTTCTGGCAGGAAGGCCCAAAGGTGAAAAACTGTTTGAGGGCGCGGAACTTTCGCTCAAGTTCTTCCTCAGATTCTTCAAAGCAGAACTCCAACCTGCTGTAGTCTTTAAGGGGATCGACGAACCGCAGGACTTGAGCATTGATGCTGAAAAGTGCGCGCTCATCTCTCAATACGGAAAAGAAGCATGGCAGAGGATTTTGGGTAATGTCTGATTTTTCCTTTCCCGATTTACGCATTCTGGTAGCTGAAGATTCAGCTCCGGTCCGGCTGGTGCTAAAGACCTATCTTGGCAAGCTGGGTATTAGGCCACGCTTTGCCGTAGACGGACGCGAAGCTTTGTCATTGCTGACAGAAAACCGCTTTGATATGGTTTTTATGGACGTTCATATGCCTGAAATAGATGGTCCCGAAGTCGTTGCCGAAATACGTAAAAGAGGAATGACAATTCCAGTAATCGCCATGACCACCGGAGACAATCCGAATCTGCTGACCCGCTGCATCGAATGCGGCTATAACAGCATCCTGCTCAAGCCCATCATGAAAGAGGACGTATTTCGTAAAGTTAAAGAATTTCTTCCGACAGCCTAAGCAATGTTCGCCAAACTTATACGATACTTGTTACCTTTTAGCGCGCTGGAAAGCCTTAAAAAGTCCTTTTCAGAAAGACGCTGTCCGGCCTGCCTGCTGCCCCATACAGACAAAGGGGTATGCAAAGCATGTCTCACCTCCTTGGACGCAAGACCGGATAACATCTGCATGGTCTGCGGCAATGAAAACAATTCCCCTGATGCGGACAAACTGCCCTGCATCAGCTGCCAAACTGTCCCACGCAACTTCAGCAGACTTTATTTTTACGGCATACACAAAGGACTGCTGCGGGAAATGCTCCTGGACTGGAAATTCAATAATCAATACGGATACAATACAGTCTTCGGGCAATTCATTGCTTCTTTATGTACAGATTTACCGAAAGCCAGCCACCCGGACCTGATAATTCCTGTTCCCCTGCACTCTTCAAGACTGCGTGAACGCGGTTTCAACCAATCCATGATTCTTGCCCGTTTTGCTTCTTCCACACTCAACGCAAAACTATCCGGACAAGCCCTGACCAGGGCACGGAAAACAATTCCTCAAACAAAGCTCAGCGGCGCTGAACGTCGTACCAATCTACACACAGCATTTATTGCCTCCCCATCCATTGTAGCCGGCAAACAGATTTTACTCATAGATGATGTATACACTACAGGCTCAACTGTGGATGAATGCGCCCGAACACTTCTTGAAGCCGGGGCCGTCCGCATAGAAGTGATGACCCTTTCCCGGGCCTTGATCTAAGCCCCAGATATAGGTAAAATTTGTTTTTCACCTAAAATTTTCCAAATACATACTTTTCAAGGAGATAGGATTTGTCCTTTAATATCGCTGAATGGACCCGTATTATTCACAACGAAACTCCTATATATATCAGACCCGATTCACCGGATTGGTTTGTTCCCACCCCAAAAGGCGACGCACTGCTCTGCAGTCTGCTGAAGAATAAAAAACCTGAATTTTCCCCTCTGGAACAATCAGAGAACCTTTCAATAGACGACAAACGGTTCCTGATGCGTCTGCCGGACAGCAATGAAACTGTTTATCCCGGAAGATACGAACTGCTGAAAACAGACACCCTGCGTGAACTCTGGTTCCATATCACCGACAATTGCAACATGTCCTGCTCCCATTGCCTCTTTTCCTCTTCCCCGCTGGCTAAGCGGGAACTTGCCACAGAACGGGTGCTGGAACTGACCGCGCAGGCAAAAGCATTAGGCTGTAAAATGTTCGCTCTCACCGGAGGGGAACCGTTGGTCCACAAAGGACTTGATAAAATCCTGACCAGCATGCTGGAAATCGAATCCAGCCACGTAGCAGTACTCACCAACGGGTTGGCAGTGGAAAAATTCTTCTCCAGACACAGTTATGATTTCAGCCGCCTCCACTTGCAAATCAGTGTAGACGGCATCGGTAAAACCCACGACAAATTGCGCGGCGAAGGAATGTTCGCCGCACTTGAAAAATCCCTGAAATGGCTTTCCGCTGCAGGAATCCCTTTTACCCTGTCCATGTGCGTAACCAAAGACAATGTGCATGAGATGAAAGATGTCGTAGATTTTGCTGCTAAAACCGGAGCCTCCAACGTCCACTTCATGTGGTATTTTGTACGCGGCCGTGGTGAATCCGAACAATTTGTCGAGCCGGA contains:
- a CDS encoding ComF family protein, with product MDARPDNICMVCGNENNSPDADKLPCISCQTVPRNFSRLYFYGIHKGLLREMLLDWKFNNQYGYNTVFGQFIASLCTDLPKASHPDLIIPVPLHSSRLRERGFNQSMILARFASSTLNAKLSGQALTRARKTIPQTKLSGAERRTNLHTAFIASPSIVAGKQILLIDDVYTTGSTVDECARTLLEAGAVRIEVMTLSRALI
- a CDS encoding MBL fold metallo-hydrolase; its protein translation is MEIKIFPLGPLETNCFVIVNENKALVIDPGGDPTPVLSYLKKNGVELERILNTHLHFDHILGDRALADATGKTIYASNDDLVLMDTQVGRGGLMGIPEVPHFESEHIGEGETELIGLECKIYSTPGHTPGSLTFHFPALKSAIVGDLIFRRSIGRTDFPYGDTEQLLNSVKEKIFTLPAETELFAGHGPSTSVGDEMNHNPYFSGVQI
- a CDS encoding response regulator; its protein translation is MSDFSFPDLRILVAEDSAPVRLVLKTYLGKLGIRPRFAVDGREALSLLTENRFDMVFMDVHMPEIDGPEVVAEIRKRGMTIPVIAMTTGDNPNLLTRCIECGYNSILLKPIMKEDVFRKVKEFLPTA
- a CDS encoding NAD(P)H-dependent oxidoreductase, which produces MKQLPVLFKCSHHRKGNSDLAADLFLEGILSAGGDAEIITLGDMDFEHCIGCLKCRTAADNRCIFADKDGAQELYDKIISAPFTFFASPIYFYHLPSRLKTFIDRGQWAFEAATGNSPVMNGLQKRPAYACLLAGRPKGEKLFEGAELSLKFFLRFFKAELQPAVVFKGIDEPQDLSIDAEKCALISQYGKEAWQRILGNV
- a CDS encoding nitroreductase, with amino-acid sequence MVKTNPVLEAIYTRRSIRKFTAEPVSKDDLTAILEAGRWTPSGLNNQPYRFLVIHDDDARIESLAECTKYGHIVKAAKVLLCVFLDKQAMYSEMKDHQGAGACTQNIMLAAHSLGLGTVWLGEIINQQEQVLEVLNLPAERYELQVVIALGHPDQLGSSKRNELSEYMLEDF